The following DNA comes from Musa acuminata AAA Group cultivar baxijiao chromosome BXJ1-4, Cavendish_Baxijiao_AAA, whole genome shotgun sequence.
TTGTTGCTTTCACCAGCCCTTCTCAACTCAGTTTGTGTGTGGGATCATGGGTGATATCAGATTCTGGCTGTCTCCTATCCTGATAGGTGACCGGATGACTTTTCTTTTCACGAAGGATGTAACAGATGCTTCAAAGATATTATCATCGGACTCAACTACATGAATTGGTTACTGCAATTGGGACATGGAGACTTGACGAGAAAACTCCTGCTCTCCTGCATTTCTCCTTAGATTTGAGGAACCGCAGGTAGATGTTCTCTTTCTGACAAGACTTCTGAATCAACAAATGCTATTATGTTTGGGCAGAATATAACAATAACATGTGGGCATCGTGAGTCCCAACTCTTCCGAGGCAAGAACAATTAGCCCACCTGAGAGAGTCAATCTTGGGACCTCCCAATCTGGCATCTACTATCTAAAGCCTCGGGAAGCATCCAAAGTTATTTACTCAACAATATAGAATTTGATCATATTATCATTACATAGAAAGATGGATGGAATATGTGTTGGAGTTAGTTCCAGAAAATTTATCAAAGTGTAATTTTGGCAatccaataaaaataataaagtgaaaagataaaaacgacaagaacaccagatttacgtggttcagtcaattgatcttgacctacatccacagatGAAAGAGGAACAAATCATTATTATAAAaatgagactattacaaatgctttAGGAAGATGTTTctaggtcataaaacacccgaaaatactaaacaagaaaaaaactcaaactataagcccaaactatttaactgaatgtggacttaaacccaaagcaaacacgtgATTTTTCTTGTGGTTCATCCGACTTCAAAGCACATGCCCTTATTTATAGGTTAAACATgatataccaaacttgatttttccGATGTGTGACTTGACAAACTAACAATGTgacttttttttgtttatatattttaatatatcatcAATTGTATAGATCTACACCAACTAGATATCAGTAAGCTGTAAGCTGAGACTGATAATAttggaaaaataaattaaattgtgAATGGAAATCATCTGTGTAGAATGATTTAGAACTGAAGCCTTTAGATATTTATTTTGGGTGTTATGGAGCTGATCTCTAATCAACTCTTTGTTCCATAAGAAACATATGCATCGAAGTGACCTCCacagaaaacaaagaaaagagcACAGCGCAAGAGGAACCCGAACAATAATCTATTCCTTGAGCAAAAAGGTCAAAGGAGCTAAACACCTACAAacgaaggatttggaacctccaaaggtaaaaataaaaaggaagaaaacaaagcATTAGTCAATGAAGTTGatcatgaagagagagagagagagagagagaagagtaaAAGATTTTGCCGGCTTTTTGGTCGTATCCAGTCGCCTCCTGCAGTGGCAGTGCAGGCAAGCTTTTATGATCTCTTTACGTGGATACATACCATTAACAAATTGCAAAAAGACTGTTGGAATGCAAAAGTTGGGACTACTCATTAATTAAGGCTTCTAAACCTCAACATTAAGCCACACAACACACGTGTCTATACGCTATTTACTCCCCAAGGCTGTCGCGTGTCCCATAAACCTCACTCATTTCCcccaatttttttaagaaaaatatttaatttataggAATAAAGTAATTTATATGAAGGGGCCTGCGCTGCTGCGGACAGATGCCCCTCTTGCTTCCCACGTGGACAGGTATGATGTCTCCACGTCGTCTGCCTGGGTTTAACCCCGGGGCTCGACCCATCTCCTAACCCGAGTTAACTGCCTCCTCCCACCGCCTCAATAGACCTTCTTTTATTACGTCGCGTCCTGTTTTCTATCTCTCTCCTCTGTTTTCTTTCTCGCTGATCAGGGTCGCCCAAGAAGACCAGAAGCAGTACGCTTACGCTCTCAGCCCTCGAGTATCGCCCGGTAATGGGAGGCCGAGTGGTCAGCTTTGTCGTTGATTCGTGTCGGTTTATAGGGAGGCACCGGTCGGAGGAAGGGGAGAGTTAAAAGGTTCGCCCTTTTCTTGTAGTGGAGGCTGCTTTACTCAGCGCGTCGCCGGTGGATCGGTATTTTGTGTGCCGGCGAGGTGGAACGGTGGTTGGGAGCGCCGGTTTTCTTTTGGATTAGCCTGGCGTGTGACTGTGTTAAAAAAGACTGGTAGCTGGAGAAAGcttcttcctttttgttttgggctccatctctttcttcctttttttgtgtGCATTAAagttgtgagagagagagagagagagagagagaggagagagagagagatggaattgGAGAATTCCTCCGTCATGACTGTCTCCAACTCTGGCTCCGGCGAGGCTAGTGTGTCCTCCTCCGGTCAGCAACAGCCCCCTGCGCCGCCGCCTCCACTTCCTCCGCCTTCGATTCCGGGGGTAAAAAAGAAGAGGAACCTCCCCGGAAATCCAGGTGAGTGAAACTGGAGCTTCTTGAAAGTTAAAAGGTGAGATCTTTTTCCACCATGTACTAATTCGAGTTGAATGTGGTGGTCGGTAGATCCGGAGGCGGAGGTGATCGCGCTGTCGCCGAAGACGCTGTTGGCCACCAACCGGTTCGTGTGCGAGATCTGCAACAAGGGGTTCCAGCGGGACCAGAACCTGCAGCTGCACCGGAGGGGGCACAATTTGCCGTGGAAGCTGCGGCAGCGGACGGGGAAGGAGGCGCGGAAGCGGGTGTACGTATGCCCAGAGTCGAGCTGCGTGCACCACGACCCGTCGCGAGCACTTGGCGACCTCACTGGCATTAAGAAGCACTTCTGCCGCAAGCACggcgagaagaagtggaagtgcgACAAGTGCTCCAAGAAGTACGCCGTTCAGTCCGACTGGAAGGCCCATTCCAAGGTCTGCGGCACTCGCGAGTACCGCTGCGACTGCGGCACCCTCTTCTCCCGGTACTTAATCTGGTCGTCGTGGCTCTGCTCTCTCCGATTTGGATCTTAGATATCGTTGTCATCCTTCTTCATGGTGTTTCGTTGTGGTTGGTTAGGAGGGATAGTTTCATCACCCACAGAGCATTCTGCGACGCCCTGGCGGAGGAGAACGGGAAGAAAGGGGGAGCAGCGCCACCGACGAACTCAAGACCCCCATCAGAGGATGATGGAAAGGCAGCTGCAGCTGCAGAAGCAACAGTAGCGGCAGCGGCGGAGGAAGCTCCGGCCGCGGTGGCGGCtccgtcgtcgccgctacagcagGCAGCGCCACTGGAGCAGCAAGGTCGGTGGTCCTCCCTTGTGTTCGTATGTAGTTCTTGTACTTCTCGTTTTGGCTTTGCGGAAGAGTGCTATTTAATTCGAGGGAATGGGTGGAGGAGAGAAACGAAGGGGTTTTGTCGGATCTGAAGCTTCCGATGCAATAAAATAACGCGCGAAGTTAGCGGGGATTACGACATGGTTTTGTTGGTGTCTTTTGTCGCTTGATGCTCGCCGACAAGCCCTCGTCGCGGATCCAAGTGGAGAAGAGAAAGGTAAGAGTTTATggtgagaagaagaagatgacgatgAAAAATGCGGCGACTTTTATAGAGAGGGACGTTTGCTTCCTTCCAAAAGCTCTGTGATTGGAAGCTTTCGATCGTTGCTACTAACTAAAGCAGTTGGATTGAATCGAAAGTCACAAGAAATCTACTCATATCCATGGCATCATTGCTCCTTTTTACACTGCTCTCTTTTCCTTTACATGAAATCTACCTTTTCTTTTTTGGTCTATTGACATGTTTGCAATCCTTTTGCAGAGCTGGAGAATCCAACCGAATTGCTGCAGTACATGCCGCCGCCTCCGGCCTCGATCGCCCACGCCAGCGGCGCCATCACCAGCAGCGgcagtagcagtagcagcagcaacaCCAGCCTGTTCGCGAGCCTTTTCGCGTCCAGTGGCACCACCGCCGCAGCTCACAGCACCGCCACCTTGTCGGACCTTATGGGTACGATGAGCCACGTCGACCGGACACTCATGGATCCTCCCTTGCTTTGTCTTGCCACCAATGGAGGGCCAGCATCACTGTTCTCCCCGCAGGCGCAAGCTCATGATCGGCGCCCGTTCGCTCCGCCGCCTCCGTCCCCGCACATGTCTGCGACTGCGCTGCTGCAAAAGGCAGCTCAGATGGGTGCCGCAGCGACCGGCTCATCCTTCCTCAAGGGATTCGGCCTCGATACTCCCACGGGGCAGCAAGAGAGCATCCAGGATAGCAGCCTGCAATGGGGTCGTCGTCATCACCACCACCAGCAACTGGAACCGGAGCCAGCACCGATGCTATCAGCCCAACTCGGACTTGGACTCGCTTGTGAGCCAGACCTGATGATGGGATCCTCGCCATTGTTCGGACCGAAGCCGGCGACGCTGGACTTGCTGGGTTTAGGAGTGGGGCCGCTCGCCGGTTCCACCAATGTTAGAATACCGGCATTGATGACTTCAATAAGCAGCGGAGGTGTCGACATTGGATCAGGAGCGACCACCGGAGGGTGGGAAGGGGCGGAAAGAAAAGCCAAGTAGCCCCGCAGTTCTCCAGCCAATTGACTCTGGCGCGCCGTATTGTTAGTCCGGCAACCTAGTTCTCAGCGGCAGctcggaaggggaaggggaaggggaaggggaagaggaTGAGGTGGGGGGGCCTGCATGTACTCCGTTTTGCACTATTACATCTCCATCGGACAGCGTCAGAGCTGTTCTTTCCCCATCTCATCTGCTCATTTTTTCTGTATGTTTGTTCTGCTCTGGTTTTGGTAACGTACAGGAAAAATATAGTACTTGTACATATCGTTTATTTATGGTTCTTGAGACATTGACGTGGGGTTCTTCAGCTTACCCAAAAGACTGGCAAGTGCTGCCATTATCCAacctgaaatagaagcttggcggCTGGGGACGGATGACACCGAACCCTGTAAGTGGTGTTGGAGCACTGGGTTGGATGCGTTCGTTCACCACGAAGATAGGTCGAGGGGATTTACAGCAGCTGATTGCCATGGACAAGCAACAAGATGCAGGAAAAGCTAATCATTCTTTATCTTCAGTTGTTCACATGGATTTCCTTCCGACTTCCCGTCTTCGCTTTCTCTTTCCACGTTCTGCGGCGGAGGTACATGATTTAGAGGGTTGCCTGTTGTAAGGAAAAAATCAAAGTTGCAGCTTTTAGATTGGCGTTTGGTTTTGGTAATTCTGCGTGTTGGAATGCGATCAATTTTGTTTTACTTCGCATTAGATTGACCTCCTTGAAAGAGATTAAAACATCTGAATCGACTTCTATGTCAATTTGGATAATCTAAATCGGATTTGTTTCAGGATGCTTATCGAAAAGTACTTTATCGTTCCAAAAATATCTCACCACCCAAACCAGGTAGTGCGACATTTGGTGGAAAACACCGTACCCCAGTGGGTTCCATCGGGGAATCCGTGTATAGTCTTGCGATACCGTTCACGACACAAGATCATCGTGTTTGATGCTTCAAGAATCGTGTACGGATCAAAATCCCCAACCTCAAGAGGGCCACAGCAACCACGATCTTCATGATTTCTAACATCTTACCGATCTGCGCTGGGCCCATTGGAAATGAAGAGATACGATCCACCGACAAGCAAATCTATGTTCAGTATTAGCACACGAAGTAAACGGAGTCCAACAGAAGAAACTTCGCGTGCTACAAAAACATTACAAAAGACGAAAGAAGAGCATACaccaacagagagagagagagcttcttATTTGCATCAAAGACTAGGAGAAGCTGCAGACACACCACACCCTATACTCTCCATGTATTATTCCACAGTCAACCTGAAGTCCCGCGCCACGTGATTCGACTCTATTGCCTGTTCTCATGCTTATCTTCATCGTTCCCCGTCCACACAGTGAATTCTTCTCAACTTCTCTCGGGAGCCTGCTCTTGTTCCTCCCGTCTCctcgcttcttcttctctccttgttccttcctcttcctctgtccTTCTCGCTTCTTCCTCGTCCCCCCCTGCCGCCTCCTCTTGCTCTCTTCTGGTTTCCTCCTCTCtcgctgcttcctcttcctcccttctTCCTCCCGCCTCCTCTTGCTCTCTCCTTTcggcttcttcctcctcccttctccTGGCCTCCTCTTCCTCCGGTCTCctaccttcctcctcttcctcccttctcctcgcttcctcttcctccctcctctcctccctcctaccttcctcctcttcctccctcctcctgGCTTCTTCTGCTTCCCTCCTCGCTTCCTCTTCACCCTCCGTCTTCctaccttcctcttcctccctcctcttggtttcctcttcctccctcctcc
Coding sequences within:
- the LOC135648737 gene encoding zinc finger protein GAI-ASSOCIATED FACTOR 1-like, whose amino-acid sequence is MELENSSVMTVSNSGSGEASVSSSGQQQPPAPPPPLPPPSIPGVKKKRNLPGNPDPEAEVIALSPKTLLATNRFVCEICNKGFQRDQNLQLHRRGHNLPWKLRQRTGKEARKRVYVCPESSCVHHDPSRALGDLTGIKKHFCRKHGEKKWKCDKCSKKYAVQSDWKAHSKVCGTREYRCDCGTLFSRRDSFITHRAFCDALAEENGKKGGAAPPTNSRPPSEDDGKAAAAAEATVAAAAEEAPAAVAAPSSPLQQAAPLEQQELENPTELLQYMPPPPASIAHASGAITSSGSSSSSSNTSLFASLFASSGTTAAAHSTATLSDLMGTMSHVDRTLMDPPLLCLATNGGPASLFSPQAQAHDRRPFAPPPPSPHMSATALLQKAAQMGAAATGSSFLKGFGLDTPTGQQESIQDSSLQWGRRHHHHQQLEPEPAPMLSAQLGLGLACEPDLMMGSSPLFGPKPATLDLLGLGVGPLAGSTNVRIPALMTSISSGGVDIGSGATTGGWEGAERKAK